The nucleotide sequence CGTCATCGCCTGGGCTCTCTCTGTGTGGTAGATCACCGTACTGCGTAACGCCGCTTTGACGATGTGGCGGCGCGAAAGATCGCTGCTAAGATTGTCGCCGTGGATAAGACCGGACAGTACGAAGTGCGCCATCAGCTGGCGCTGATCGCTGTCGGTCTGCCCGCGGTCGCTGACATCATGTGTTGTCGCTAGTTAAGCCTTGCTGACGGGTGCGTGGGGTACCCGCCGAGCTGGCCGGGTGCCGTCCCCGAATCTCTGGCGGCGACAACTTTACGGGACTGCCGCAGTTGCGGCGTGCGTCCAAGTCAGCAGACGGAAGGCATCGAATATCCATGCGAATACGCTGGGCCACCTCCATTAGCAGACAGTCCGCAGGTGCGGTCGCGGCTCTGCTGGGACTGGCTCTCCTTGCTGCTGGCTGCGCGGGTGGCCCAAGCGACATTCCGGGGCAGCGAACGATCGGCGGAGACGGAACCCGCGGGACATTAGGGCTCTTCGCCTACGCGGTGCCGAAAATCGGTTTCGATGAGGTAATCCCCGAATTCGCGGAGACGCCCGAGGGGGAGGGCGTCGCGTTCCTGCAGTCCTTCGGTGCCTCCGCGGATCAGTCCCGAAAAGTTGTGAACGGAGCGCCTGCGGACATCGTTAACTTCTCGGTCGAACCGGATGTCACTCGCCTTGTCGACGCAGGTCTAGTGTCACCCGACTGGAACGAGGGCGAGTTCGGCGGCATCCCCTTTGGTTCGATGGTGACCTTCGTCGTACGTGAGGGAAACCCGCTGGGGATAGAAACGTGGGAGGACCTCGTCCGTCCGGGTATCGAAGTCGTCACCCCGAACCCGTTCAGTTCCGGATCAGCTAAGTGGAACCTCCTTGCGCCGTACGCGGTAATGAGCCGGGGTGGCGAGGACCCCCAGCGCGGGCTGGAGTATGTGCGCACCCTCATTCAGGACCACATCAAGATCCAGCCCGGTTCGAGCAGGGAAGCCACAGAGGCATTCCTGCAGGGCCGCGGCGATGTGCTGCTGACGTATGAGAATGAGGCCATCTTCCTTGAACGCATGGGGGATCCGGTCGAATTTGTCACGCCTGACGAGACACTTCGTATCGAGAACCCAATGGCAATCATTCAGAACAGCCCGAACCGCGAGATGGCAGAAGACTTCCTCGCTTTCCAGTTCTCGCCAGAGGGGCAGCGCACATGGGCCCGTGCGGGATTCCGTCCGGTAGACCCCGCCATTCGCGCTGAGTTCGATGACGTCTTTCCTCAACCGGAAACTGTTTGGGGAGTGGACGATTTCGGCGGCTGGAAGGCCGTCAACACAGAGCTGTTCGATCCTGACAATGGTGCAATTTCCACCCTGTACTACGAGGCGCTGAGGTAGCAGACGTGGCGATTCAGGAAACAGCAAGCCCACCGGTGCGGATGAGCCGCTTCACCGGCACCGTCGGGCCTCTCGGTATCGGAGTCGCGGTGTTGTGGCTCAGCATCATCGTTCTGTTGCCGCTCGCCGCGCTCACTGCGACGTCGTTCGAGAACGGACTCGGCGGGTTCTGGGACGCGATCACCGCTCCCGGCGCAGTCGCTGCGCTTCGGATAACCGCCTTCGTGTCGGTGGTGGTTGCCTTGATCAATGTGGTTTTCGGCACGCTGATCGCCTGGGTGCTGGTGCGCGATGACTTTCCAGGCAAGCGAATCGTCAATGCCCTGATCGATCTTCCGTTCGCGCTGCCCACGATCGTCGCGAGTATTGTGCTCCTCTCCCTGTACGGCCCTGCCAGTCCGATCAACGTGCACCTCAACGCAACTCAGCCGGGCCTGATCGTTGCGCTTGCGTTTGTCACGCTTCCCTTCGTCGTCCGGTCGGTGCAGCCGGTATTGATCGAACTCGACAAAGATGTAGAGGAAGCGGCGGCCTCGCTAGGGGCGAGCAACTTCACCATTTTCTGGAGAGTTGTACTGCCAGTTTTGTCTCCCGCGATCTTCGGTGGCGCAGGGCTTGCTTTTGCACGCGCTATCGGAGAGTTCGGCTCGATCATCTTGATCGGCGGCAATATTCGCGGCGAAACCCAGGTCGCCTCGCAATACATACAGCAGCAACTCGAAATGGATCGGCCCGAGAACGCGGCAGCCGTATCCGTTGTCCTACTCATCATCGCGTTCCTCACCCTGCTCGTGTTGCGCGTCCTTGCGCACCGTGCGGTACGGCGTGAGGAGCGTGCGGCATGATCGTGACTCGCGGCTGGCGGCTCTCGCTTCGCACCCTCGCCCTCAGTTACCTGGCGCTGCTCGTACTCGTCCCCATCGGAATGATTCTGTATCGCACATTCGAGAACGGAATCCTGGCTTTCTGGGAGTCGATCACAACGCCAGCGGCCATTTCGGCGCTGAATCTGTCGCTGCTCATCGTGGTCATCGTGGTGCCGGTGAACGTGGTATTCGGCATTGTCACCGCGCTCGCGCTCGCCCGCGGGCGGTTCCCTGGCCGCCGCCTGCTCGAGGCCGTAGTTGATATTCCTTTCGCCGTCTCACCGGTGGTCGTCGGCGTTGCGCTCATTACCTTGTGGGGCGCAGGCGGCTGGTTTGGCACGTTTGTGGAGAACATCGGTTTCCGTGTCATTTTCGGCATCCCGGGCATGGTTCTCGCCACTATCTTCGTGACATTGCCCTTCGTGGTCCGTGAAGTTGAGCCGGTGCTGCGGGAGATCGGCGAGGAACAAGAACAGGCTGCCGCGACGCTCGGTGCGAACTCGTGGCAGACGTTCTCCCGCATCACGTTGCCCGCGATCCGGTGGGGGCTGACCTACGGCGTGGTCCTCACGGTGGCTCGTGCGCTCGGCGAGTTCGGTGCAGTGCTCTTCGTTTCTTCCGGCTTTGCGGGCGTTTCGCAGACGCTGACACTGCTCGTGCACGCGCGCTACATCGATGACCACAACACGTTCGGTGCTTACACGGCAGCGACGCTGCTCATGATGCTCGCCATCCTGACTTTGCTTCTGATGACTGTCCTCGACCGCAAGAGGAGCACAACATGATCACTGTGACTGGGGTTCGCAAGAACTACGGCGACTTCAAGGCGCTGGACAATGTCACCCTCGACATTCCGTCCGGGTCGTTGACCGCACTGCTAGGCCCGTCCGGATCGGGGAAGTCGACTCTGTTGCGATCAATCGCGGGCCTTGAGCATCCCGACGGTGGTGCAATCACCATCGGAGGTAACGACGTCACTGGGGTGCCACCGCAGAAGCGAGGCATCGGCTTCGTTTTCCAGCACTATGCTGCGTTCAAGCACATGACGGTCCGCGACAACATCGCGTTCGGCCTGAAGATTCGCCGCCGTCCGAAAAACGAGATTGCCGACCGCGTTGACGATCTGCTCCGGATTGTCGGGCTCGATGGTTTTCAGCGCCGGTACCCGTCACAGCTTTCAGGTGGGCAGCGGCAGCGCATGGCACTTGCACGTGCGCTTGCAGTCGACCCGAAGGTGCTCTTGCTCGACGAACCGTTTGGTGCGCTGGACGCGAAGGTGCGTGCCGATTTGCGCGAATGGCTCCGCCGGTTGCATGACGAAGTGCACGTGACGACAGTGCTTGTCACTCACGATCAGGAAGAAGCGCTCGATGTGGCGGACCGGATCGCTGTGATGAACAAAGGTCGCATCGAGCAGGTCGGGTCACCGGACGACCTTTATGAGCGGCCCGCCAACGAGTTTGTGATGTCTTTCCTCGGGCCGGTGGCGACAATCAACGGAACGATGGTTCGGCCCCACGACCTCCACCTCGACCGTCTTTACCATCCGGGTGCCATTGAAGCCGTCGTGGATCGCATTGTGCGGCTTGGATTCGAAGTGCGCGTCGAACTGGTGCCGGTGAATGGTGATCCGCGGTTGTCCGCGCAGATCACGAGGGGGGACGCCGACGATCTGAATCTTGTTCGCGGAGAGGGAATTTATGTGCGCGCGACGCACGTGCCGGGTGGCGCGCCTATTCCGGTCACCAATGGCGTGTGAAGCGCTGGGAACGTAATCCGGTCATATCGCCTACTGCACGACCCAAATCGGACTAGGGTCGAGATCTATGGTGATAACCGCCCGTCGGGGAGGCGCCGTGCTCATCGCTGCGGTGCTCACTCTCGCGGGATGCGCGACCCCCACGGAAGACCCGGAAGTTGAAGCTGGCGAAGACCCAGAGGTTGTTGAGTCTCTGCGCGAACTTCCATCGGAGCCTGTTGATGTACCGGGCGAATGGTATCGCGGCGACGAGTACGCCGGGCTGGGGATGGATTTCTTACCGCCGGCCGAGGGTGTGCCCTTCGCGTTTGCACTGAATGTCGCAGCGCCACGAGAAGCGGCGCGGCCCCAGGTTTGGCTTTCCGACGACGGATTTGGCTGGTTCCGGGCCGACGTGGCAGGGGACTACAACG is from Hoyosella subflava DQS3-9A1 and encodes:
- a CDS encoding Ms4533A family Cys-rich leader peptide, which gives rise to MDKTGQYEVRHQLALIAVGLPAVADIMCCR
- a CDS encoding extracellular solute-binding protein, with amino-acid sequence MSRQSAGAVAALLGLALLAAGCAGGPSDIPGQRTIGGDGTRGTLGLFAYAVPKIGFDEVIPEFAETPEGEGVAFLQSFGASADQSRKVVNGAPADIVNFSVEPDVTRLVDAGLVSPDWNEGEFGGIPFGSMVTFVVREGNPLGIETWEDLVRPGIEVVTPNPFSSGSAKWNLLAPYAVMSRGGEDPQRGLEYVRTLIQDHIKIQPGSSREATEAFLQGRGDVLLTYENEAIFLERMGDPVEFVTPDETLRIENPMAIIQNSPNREMAEDFLAFQFSPEGQRTWARAGFRPVDPAIRAEFDDVFPQPETVWGVDDFGGWKAVNTELFDPDNGAISTLYYEALR
- the cysT gene encoding sulfate ABC transporter permease subunit CysT, translating into MSRFTGTVGPLGIGVAVLWLSIIVLLPLAALTATSFENGLGGFWDAITAPGAVAALRITAFVSVVVALINVVFGTLIAWVLVRDDFPGKRIVNALIDLPFALPTIVASIVLLSLYGPASPINVHLNATQPGLIVALAFVTLPFVVRSVQPVLIELDKDVEEAAASLGASNFTIFWRVVLPVLSPAIFGGAGLAFARAIGEFGSIILIGGNIRGETQVASQYIQQQLEMDRPENAAAVSVVLLIIAFLTLLVLRVLAHRAVRREERAA
- the cysW gene encoding sulfate ABC transporter permease subunit CysW, which translates into the protein MIVTRGWRLSLRTLALSYLALLVLVPIGMILYRTFENGILAFWESITTPAAISALNLSLLIVVIVVPVNVVFGIVTALALARGRFPGRRLLEAVVDIPFAVSPVVVGVALITLWGAGGWFGTFVENIGFRVIFGIPGMVLATIFVTLPFVVREVEPVLREIGEEQEQAAATLGANSWQTFSRITLPAIRWGLTYGVVLTVARALGEFGAVLFVSSGFAGVSQTLTLLVHARYIDDHNTFGAYTAATLLMMLAILTLLLMTVLDRKRSTT
- a CDS encoding sulfate/molybdate ABC transporter ATP-binding protein; the encoded protein is MITVTGVRKNYGDFKALDNVTLDIPSGSLTALLGPSGSGKSTLLRSIAGLEHPDGGAITIGGNDVTGVPPQKRGIGFVFQHYAAFKHMTVRDNIAFGLKIRRRPKNEIADRVDDLLRIVGLDGFQRRYPSQLSGGQRQRMALARALAVDPKVLLLDEPFGALDAKVRADLREWLRRLHDEVHVTTVLVTHDQEEALDVADRIAVMNKGRIEQVGSPDDLYERPANEFVMSFLGPVATINGTMVRPHDLHLDRLYHPGAIEAVVDRIVRLGFEVRVELVPVNGDPRLSAQITRGDADDLNLVRGEGIYVRATHVPGGAPIPVTNGV